The proteins below come from a single Stomoxys calcitrans chromosome 1, idStoCalc2.1, whole genome shotgun sequence genomic window:
- the LOC106086374 gene encoding proton-coupled amino acid transporter-like protein pathetic isoform X2 translates to MDSTSKHAPQEMEQFLPGDGLGGNTKYKIQPRKDTEQALNQSDYDPFAERQNEHPTTDSETLTHLLKASLGTGILSMPIAFMYSGIIMGIFATILTALICTHCSYVLVKCGHKLYYKARRSKMSFAEIAEVAFLNGPKWCRGFAPVAKFSILFGLFLTYFGTCSVYTVIVAKNFEQVINHWTGTEMNSRLLIASFLIPLILLSWIPNLKYLAPVSMVANVFMGLGLGITFYYLVQDLPSIETRSYVSWSTMPAFFSISIFAMEAIGVVMPLENNMENPRHFLGICGVLSQGMSGVTLIYMFLGFLGYLRYGDATGESITLNLPVHEWPAQAVKVLIALAVYCTFGLQFYVCLEIVWDSIKDKCTKRPIMVNYVLRTVLVTAAVGLAVAVPTIAPFMGLIGAFCFSILGLIFPVFIEIVTHWDTGFGPFNWIIWKNIVICICGVAALIFGSNSAIQDILKLYAPAASVPEEVVAGIS, encoded by the exons atg GATAGCACCAGCAAACATGCACCCCAAGAAATGGAGCAGTTTTTGCCCGGCGATGGATTGGGTGGAAATACGAA atACAAAATCCAGCCCCGCAAAGACACCGAACAGGCTTTGAATCAATCAGATTATGATCCTTTTGCCgaaagacaaaatgaacatCCCACAAC CGACAGTGAAACCCTTACACATTTACTGAAGGCTTCTTTGGGTACTGGCATTCTGTCCATGCCCATAGCTTTCATGTACTCTGGTATTATAATGGGAATTTTTGCAACGATATTAACCGCCCTCATCTGTACACACTGCAGTTATGTGCTG GTGAAATGCGGTCACAAATTGTACTACAAGGCCAGACGTTCAAAAATGAGTTTTGCCGAAATCGCTGAGGTGGCATTTTTAAATGGTCCCAAATGGTGTCGTGGTTTTGCTCCAGTTGCTAAGTTTTCCATATTGTTTGGTTTGTTCCTTACCTACTTCGGTACCTGCTCAGTGTACACTGTAATTGTAGCAAAGAATTTCGAACAG GTGATAAATCATTGGACAGGCACTGAAATGAACTCCCGCCTGCTGATTGCCTCCTTCCTTATTCCCCTGATCCTGCTCTCTTGGATTCccaatttgaaatatttggctCCCGTCTCTATGGTTGCCAATGTTTTCATGGGCTTGGGTTTGGGCATTACTTTCTACTATCTGGTGCAGGATTTACCATCGATTGAGACACGCAGCTATGTTTCATGGTCCACCATGCCTGCATTCTTCTCCATATCCATTTTCGCTATGGAGGCCATTGGCGTTGTCATGCCCTTGGAGAATAACATGGAAAATCCCCGCCATTTCTTGGGTATTTGTGGTGTTTTGAGCCAGGGCATGTCTGGTGTTACCTTGATCTACATGTTCTTGGGTTTCTTGGGCTATTTGCGTTATGGTGATGCCACTGGTGAAAGTATTACCTTGAACTTGCCTGTTCATGAATG gCCTGCTCAAGCTGTCAAAGTATTGATCGCCTTGGCTGTCTACTGTACATTTGGTCTGCAATTCTATGTGTGCTTGGAAATTGTCTGGGATAGCATTAAGGATAAGTGTACCAAACGTCCCATTATGGTTAATTATGTCTTAAG AACCGTTCTGGTTACCGCTGCCGTTGGTTTGGCTGTGGCCGTGCCCACCATAGCTCCTTTCATGGGTCTTATTGGTGCCTTCTGTTTCTCCATTCTGGGCTTGATCTTCCCC GTCTTTATTGAAATTGTCACACATTGGGATACCGGTTTTGGTCCATTCAATTGGATCATCTGGAAGAATATTGTCATATGCATATGTGGTGTGGCTGCGCTTATCTTTGGTTCGAATAGTGCCATTCAAGATATTCTAAAACTGTATGCCCCAGCCGCCAGTGTTCCAGAAGAAGTTGTGGCTGGCATATCGTAA
- the LOC106086374 gene encoding proton-coupled amino acid transporter-like protein pathetic isoform X3, whose product MSKATDSLHEPMELRYKIQPRKDTEQALNQSDYDPFAERQNEHPTTDSETLTHLLKASLGTGILSMPIAFMYSGIIMGIFATILTALICTHCSYVLVKCGHKLYYKARRSKMSFAEIAEVAFLNGPKWCRGFAPVAKFSILFGLFLTYFGTCSVYTVIVAKNFEQVINHWTGTEMNSRLLIASFLIPLILLSWIPNLKYLAPVSMVANVFMGLGLGITFYYLVQDLPSIETRSYVSWSTMPAFFSISIFAMEAIGVVMPLENNMENPRHFLGICGVLSQGMSGVTLIYMFLGFLGYLRYGDATGESITLNLPVHEWPAQAVKVLIALAVYCTFGLQFYVCLEIVWDSIKDKCTKRPIMVNYVLRTVLVTAAVGLAVAVPTIAPFMGLIGAFCFSILGLIFPVFIEIVTHWDTGFGPFNWIIWKNIVICICGVAALIFGSNSAIQDILKLYAPAASVPEEVVAGIS is encoded by the exons atgTCTAAAGCTACTGATTCTCTGCATGAACCCATGGAATTAAG atACAAAATCCAGCCCCGCAAAGACACCGAACAGGCTTTGAATCAATCAGATTATGATCCTTTTGCCgaaagacaaaatgaacatCCCACAAC CGACAGTGAAACCCTTACACATTTACTGAAGGCTTCTTTGGGTACTGGCATTCTGTCCATGCCCATAGCTTTCATGTACTCTGGTATTATAATGGGAATTTTTGCAACGATATTAACCGCCCTCATCTGTACACACTGCAGTTATGTGCTG GTGAAATGCGGTCACAAATTGTACTACAAGGCCAGACGTTCAAAAATGAGTTTTGCCGAAATCGCTGAGGTGGCATTTTTAAATGGTCCCAAATGGTGTCGTGGTTTTGCTCCAGTTGCTAAGTTTTCCATATTGTTTGGTTTGTTCCTTACCTACTTCGGTACCTGCTCAGTGTACACTGTAATTGTAGCAAAGAATTTCGAACAG GTGATAAATCATTGGACAGGCACTGAAATGAACTCCCGCCTGCTGATTGCCTCCTTCCTTATTCCCCTGATCCTGCTCTCTTGGATTCccaatttgaaatatttggctCCCGTCTCTATGGTTGCCAATGTTTTCATGGGCTTGGGTTTGGGCATTACTTTCTACTATCTGGTGCAGGATTTACCATCGATTGAGACACGCAGCTATGTTTCATGGTCCACCATGCCTGCATTCTTCTCCATATCCATTTTCGCTATGGAGGCCATTGGCGTTGTCATGCCCTTGGAGAATAACATGGAAAATCCCCGCCATTTCTTGGGTATTTGTGGTGTTTTGAGCCAGGGCATGTCTGGTGTTACCTTGATCTACATGTTCTTGGGTTTCTTGGGCTATTTGCGTTATGGTGATGCCACTGGTGAAAGTATTACCTTGAACTTGCCTGTTCATGAATG gCCTGCTCAAGCTGTCAAAGTATTGATCGCCTTGGCTGTCTACTGTACATTTGGTCTGCAATTCTATGTGTGCTTGGAAATTGTCTGGGATAGCATTAAGGATAAGTGTACCAAACGTCCCATTATGGTTAATTATGTCTTAAG AACCGTTCTGGTTACCGCTGCCGTTGGTTTGGCTGTGGCCGTGCCCACCATAGCTCCTTTCATGGGTCTTATTGGTGCCTTCTGTTTCTCCATTCTGGGCTTGATCTTCCCC GTCTTTATTGAAATTGTCACACATTGGGATACCGGTTTTGGTCCATTCAATTGGATCATCTGGAAGAATATTGTCATATGCATATGTGGTGTGGCTGCGCTTATCTTTGGTTCGAATAGTGCCATTCAAGATATTCTAAAACTGTATGCCCCAGCCGCCAGTGTTCCAGAAGAAGTTGTGGCTGGCATATCGTAA
- the LOC106086374 gene encoding proton-coupled amino acid transporter-like protein pathetic isoform X1, whose protein sequence is MVNITDSTSKHAPQEMEQFLPGDGLGGNTKYKIQPRKDTEQALNQSDYDPFAERQNEHPTTDSETLTHLLKASLGTGILSMPIAFMYSGIIMGIFATILTALICTHCSYVLVKCGHKLYYKARRSKMSFAEIAEVAFLNGPKWCRGFAPVAKFSILFGLFLTYFGTCSVYTVIVAKNFEQVINHWTGTEMNSRLLIASFLIPLILLSWIPNLKYLAPVSMVANVFMGLGLGITFYYLVQDLPSIETRSYVSWSTMPAFFSISIFAMEAIGVVMPLENNMENPRHFLGICGVLSQGMSGVTLIYMFLGFLGYLRYGDATGESITLNLPVHEWPAQAVKVLIALAVYCTFGLQFYVCLEIVWDSIKDKCTKRPIMVNYVLRTVLVTAAVGLAVAVPTIAPFMGLIGAFCFSILGLIFPVFIEIVTHWDTGFGPFNWIIWKNIVICICGVAALIFGSNSAIQDILKLYAPAASVPEEVVAGIS, encoded by the exons atggtgAATATAACC GATAGCACCAGCAAACATGCACCCCAAGAAATGGAGCAGTTTTTGCCCGGCGATGGATTGGGTGGAAATACGAA atACAAAATCCAGCCCCGCAAAGACACCGAACAGGCTTTGAATCAATCAGATTATGATCCTTTTGCCgaaagacaaaatgaacatCCCACAAC CGACAGTGAAACCCTTACACATTTACTGAAGGCTTCTTTGGGTACTGGCATTCTGTCCATGCCCATAGCTTTCATGTACTCTGGTATTATAATGGGAATTTTTGCAACGATATTAACCGCCCTCATCTGTACACACTGCAGTTATGTGCTG GTGAAATGCGGTCACAAATTGTACTACAAGGCCAGACGTTCAAAAATGAGTTTTGCCGAAATCGCTGAGGTGGCATTTTTAAATGGTCCCAAATGGTGTCGTGGTTTTGCTCCAGTTGCTAAGTTTTCCATATTGTTTGGTTTGTTCCTTACCTACTTCGGTACCTGCTCAGTGTACACTGTAATTGTAGCAAAGAATTTCGAACAG GTGATAAATCATTGGACAGGCACTGAAATGAACTCCCGCCTGCTGATTGCCTCCTTCCTTATTCCCCTGATCCTGCTCTCTTGGATTCccaatttgaaatatttggctCCCGTCTCTATGGTTGCCAATGTTTTCATGGGCTTGGGTTTGGGCATTACTTTCTACTATCTGGTGCAGGATTTACCATCGATTGAGACACGCAGCTATGTTTCATGGTCCACCATGCCTGCATTCTTCTCCATATCCATTTTCGCTATGGAGGCCATTGGCGTTGTCATGCCCTTGGAGAATAACATGGAAAATCCCCGCCATTTCTTGGGTATTTGTGGTGTTTTGAGCCAGGGCATGTCTGGTGTTACCTTGATCTACATGTTCTTGGGTTTCTTGGGCTATTTGCGTTATGGTGATGCCACTGGTGAAAGTATTACCTTGAACTTGCCTGTTCATGAATG gCCTGCTCAAGCTGTCAAAGTATTGATCGCCTTGGCTGTCTACTGTACATTTGGTCTGCAATTCTATGTGTGCTTGGAAATTGTCTGGGATAGCATTAAGGATAAGTGTACCAAACGTCCCATTATGGTTAATTATGTCTTAAG AACCGTTCTGGTTACCGCTGCCGTTGGTTTGGCTGTGGCCGTGCCCACCATAGCTCCTTTCATGGGTCTTATTGGTGCCTTCTGTTTCTCCATTCTGGGCTTGATCTTCCCC GTCTTTATTGAAATTGTCACACATTGGGATACCGGTTTTGGTCCATTCAATTGGATCATCTGGAAGAATATTGTCATATGCATATGTGGTGTGGCTGCGCTTATCTTTGGTTCGAATAGTGCCATTCAAGATATTCTAAAACTGTATGCCCCAGCCGCCAGTGTTCCAGAAGAAGTTGTGGCTGGCATATCGTAA